TGTCGACAAGACGCTCGCGTCATCCCGCGCGATGGCGCCGCTCCATCGGCGCGCGTATTCCGACGACGCGATTTGCCGCCGGCGCAAGGACCGCTCCCGCCTTGGCGCTTACCTTAATAATAAGGAAGCCGACGCCCTCACCGCCGCCTTCGCGCTTGTGCGCGCGCATTGGTCCGGTCATGCGCTATTGCAACTGACGCCTTTCGCCGAATCCGCGCGCGCATCGCGCTGGCTGCTTTTCGAAACCGCTCGCGTGGCTGACGCCGCCGGCGACCGCGAGGCAGCGCTGGCGTTCCTTGTTCGCACGGAAATCGATTCGCGCCGACACATTGACCGCCCCGTCCTCGCCGGCCGCATCGCGGCGCAGCGCGCGTGGACGCTGGCGGGATTGTCGCGATTTGCCGAGGCGAGCGGCGCGCTTGCTTTTGCAGGCGACGACGCCTGGACGCGCGATCTTGTCCGCCTGACGCGTGCACGCCTCGCGCTGGCAGACGGCGACCGCGCCGGCGCGCGTCAGGCGCTCGGCAATATCGATACGTATGAACCCGGCGCGAGGCGCGCGCTTGCGGCGCGTCTTCTCGCGGCGTTCGAAAAACCGGCGACGTCCGGTCCGTTTTCGATCGCGCTGGGCAACTCGTTCGACCCGCCGCCCGACGGCGCGCGTTCGATACGAAAACTTCTTGTCGACAACGAAGGACGCCTCGTCGCGATCACGCACGGCGCGAAGACTTTTTGTTATAGCGAGACCGCCGGCGGCTGGTCACGCGTGGATCTTTTTCCATCCGGCGACGAAGCGTACGCAAGCGCCGTCGCATTCGGAAACGGGAAGACGTACATCGCCAACGGCGCTACCGGCGAGATCGTCTCGCGCGACGGCGACGCCGATTGGCGCACGATGTCCCGACTCGCACAACCGGCGTTTTATGAGGATGCAGCCGTCATCCACGCCGCGAACGCGTTTGCCGTCATCGACCGCTACGAGAACGCCGTCCGCGTTCTCGATGTCGATAGGGGCCATGAACAGGCCGTGACGATCGACGAGTCCCCGGCACGCCTCGCGACGCGCGGCGACGGCTTCTCCGTTCTCCAAAACGGACGGTTTCGGTATCTCGCGAGCGCGCGAAACGAATCGGAAAACACCTCGCATACTGATTTGTCCGGCGCGGTTTCTGTCGCCGCCGGCGCGGAGTTTTATGCGCTTGGAACCGGCGACGGCGAACTGGCGCTTTTCGAAACCGTCGGAGATGAACCGCAAATCGTTCGAACTCTTCCCGGTGATATCATCCCGATGGATGCCTCCGCCGTTGTCGCCTTCAAAAATACGCTCTGGATCGCGGATAATCGTTCCATGCGAATCCATCGACTGACGGTGACGCGAAAGGGCGCGCGCTGACATCCCGTGACGCCGCCTTCGTCGAACGCTTCGCGCGCGTGCGAGACGCCGCTCGAAATGCCCTCTACCTTTATCTAAACGGTTATCCGTGGCGGAATTTCACGCCGGAAGATGCCTTGCGTCCGCCCTCCGTCGGGACGGCTGACTTCGCCGGGGGTCTTGCGGGTTTGGCGCGAGAGCACCCCGCTTTTGAACCGGCGTCCTCGTTTGTCGCCAAACGCCTGTTTCTGTCCGAACCGGAAATGCCCGCGTTTCTTACGCGCTTTTACTTGGCGTGGGACGCCGCCGCGGCGAACGAATGGTCGGCGTCCCGCGGTGATCCCGTACCGGTCGAGCCGCCGGCGCCATTTGACGACGCCGAATATCCGCAACGCAACGCACGCGTCGCCAAGGCTATCGACGCGATTCGTTTGATTCTCCTTGCGAATGCGTCTCTGTTCGAATCGGCCGACCTTGCGTGCAGCCTTGCGACCGGAGACGCGATCGACGGGTTTTCCGATGTCGATCTTTTCGTCACGCTCCGCCGCGAAACGGTATCCGATCCCGGAGCGCTGCGCGCCGCGCGCACGGTGCTCATGAACCTCATCCCGCACCAGCTCGCGGTCTGTCCGCTCGCGCTTCACCATACGTTCGCGATGTCCGCGCATGAGCACGATGCGTACGCGCTCACCTACCGGCCGCCACTTCTCTACGTTCACGCCCGCCGGCTTCTCGGCGAGCAGGCGCCGATCCGCGTTCGTGCGCTTGATGCGCCGGACGCGGCACGCGCTGCGTTTATCCATAACGCCCACGGCGATTTCGCAACCACCGGCGACCGACCCGATCCGATGACGGCGTTATATGGCGCGACGCCCGATGCGTGGCCGATCAAGGCAAAGTTCTGGTTCGTGCATCGCGCGCTTTCGTTTCCGCTGTTTTTTACGCAGGCGATCGGCCGCCCTTGCTACAAGCGCGAGGCGTTCGGGTTCGCACGTCCGTTTTTCGATCCGGACGTTTTCTCGGTCATCGACGAAATCAGCGCATTTCGTTCCGCCTTCGCTGCGTACGCACCGAGCGGCGATGCGATCGATCTTGCCGGCGACGCGGCGGACCGAACGTGGTTTGCGCGCGCCAACGGCGAGATCGAAAGCGCTTATCGCGAAGCCGGGACGTTTGGCGACTTCGACCGCCGCGCCGCGTCGTGGATCGACGCCATGCGCCGTCTGGCGAACGATGCGCTTGCGATCGTCGACCATGCCGGCGTCCCCGTCGAAACCGGAGACGCGCGGTGAGTGCGTTCGAACTCTTTGACCTGCCCCCGGCTCTCGATCTTGCGGCCTACGACCGCGCCCGCGTTACGATTATCGAGCGTTTGTCCGCGCACGCCGATGTGTTGGCCGTGTTCGGGTTCGGCGAGGTGCGCGCGCCGGGTGTCAGCGACCTCGATTTTCTGGTTGTGACGAACGACCAGCTGACGTACCCGCTATCCGAAGCGTTCGCGGCGGATGACGCCGACATCCGCGCCACGATCCGTCATCCTCCGTTTGTCATTCCCGTGTCCGTCTGGCCGGACTACTCCAATATCTTTTTTGTGAATGGCGCGACCTGCCTTTTTCAGCGCGCCGACATTGCGCCGCCGCACGTTCCTTCGCCCGCGTCGGCCTCGCTGATCCTCTGCGATCTCGTCACATGGTTTTACCCGGACGTATTTTTGGCGCCCTTGCTGACGCGGCGCATTCCCGTTCGTCTGGCGTTGCAATTTCTGAACGCGCTTCGTCACGCGAACGCTCTTTTTGAAATCGCGTCGGGAGCTGCCATGTGCCGCGTAACGGCGCTGACGCGCCGCGTGGATGACCTGCGCGAACGAATTCGCGCTGCGCCGGGTGACGCGGCGAGCGATTTATTCGCCGATGATCTTGCGCGCGCCCTCGACGCCGCGGCCGAGGCGACGCGCGCGATGGCGATCGAATTGGCCCGCGTGTTGCGCGATCGATATGACGTTCGCGCCGCGGCGCCAACCGCGCCGGTCGTCGTTGAAGAGACGGGTATCGTCTATGTCGATCTACCCGGTGACGATCTCCCTCGGCGCCGCGAACGCGCGTTCACCGAAGCGATATTTCGCGAAACGGGCCGCCTGTATCGCGCGATGCCGCTCGCGCTTTCGTTTTCGATTTCTCGCGTCGCACGGGGTGGCGGGCCCGCGTCCATTGCCGCCAGGCGACGCGCGCCGGACTATCCGATCGCGGGGTCCGACACCATTGAACGCGGCGCGTCCGTTCGCACGGCCGCGATGAACGCGCATACGCGTTTTCACCTCCGCGAAGCGGTCGGCGTGCCGATGGTCCACGACTACCATCGTTTTCGCGGAAGCGCGCTGGCGGGGGGCGGATCGCTTGCAGCTTCGCGCGCCCGCGAACTCGTCGCGTCCATGAGCGGCGCGCCGCGCCTTCTTGTGCCCGAACGGCTGGCACACAACCGAAACGCGGCGTCGATCGACGCCGTCATCGAACCTTTGGCGGCGTCGACATCGCATGCGCCGTTGGCGCTTGTTGTCGCGGCGGACGACGACGACGCGACTCCCGGCGTCGCGTTCGAATGGTACGGCGCGAACGAAGCGTGCATCGAGCGCGCGGTCACGCGAGCGATTGACGCGAATGCGTCCGCTCCCGCGCTCGTTCACTTTTTCAACGTGCACAATCATTTTCACGAACTTGCGGCGCGGCGGGGAAGGAACGACGCCGCGTTATTCCGCGTTCCTTTCAGCGGCACCGTGCACCAGCCTGTTTCGATTCTCGAAAGCCTGCCCGGCGCGGCCGACAATCTTCGCGCGCTTGACGCAGCGGTCGTCGTTTCGCAAACGCAATTCGAATACGTGCGCGAGCGCGTGAGCGGGCCCGTCGAATGTATTCCGCTTGCCATCGATCCGCGTGCCGCGGACCGCGTGCCCGCATCCACGAAGCGCAAGCCGCCGCACGTCGTGTTTGTCGGCCAGTGGCTTCGCGATTTCGAGGCGACGCGAGCGATCATCGCGCGATTGCGTCGCGAGGGCCTGCGCGTTTCGATTGTTTTGCCGCCGTGGCGCCGCGCACCTGTCGCGGATACCGGCGCCGCGATCGTCTCGGGCGTCTCCGAGACGTACCTGTATTATCTCCTGAAATCCGCAACGTGCGCGG
The genomic region above belongs to bacterium and contains:
- a CDS encoding glycosyltransferase, with product MSAFELFDLPPALDLAAYDRARVTIIERLSAHADVLAVFGFGEVRAPGVSDLDFLVVTNDQLTYPLSEAFAADDADIRATIRHPPFVIPVSVWPDYSNIFFVNGATCLFQRADIAPPHVPSPASASLILCDLVTWFYPDVFLAPLLTRRIPVRLALQFLNALRHANALFEIASGAAMCRVTALTRRVDDLRERIRAAPGDAASDLFADDLARALDAAAEATRAMAIELARVLRDRYDVRAAAPTAPVVVEETGIVYVDLPGDDLPRRRERAFTEAIFRETGRLYRAMPLALSFSISRVARGGGPASIAARRRAPDYPIAGSDTIERGASVRTAAMNAHTRFHLREAVGVPMVHDYHRFRGSALAGGGSLAASRARELVASMSGAPRLLVPERLAHNRNAASIDAVIEPLAASTSHAPLALVVAADDDDATPGVAFEWYGANEACIERAVTRAIDANASAPALVHFFNVHNHFHELAARRGRNDAALFRVPFSGTVHQPVSILESLPGAADNLRALDAAVVVSQTQFEYVRERVSGPVECIPLAIDPRAADRVPASTKRKPPHVVFVGQWLRDFEATRAIIARLRREGLRVSIVLPPWRRAPVADTGAAIVSGVSETYLYYLLKSATCAVFPLLHATANAAILEAAVAGTPIVATDVGGVREYLNDDTARLLASPSIDDYLDAVFETARHPDKATAMALRASEHVRKNFDARKISAMYDAYFTRVEASFGAPRFGARGAGA